The Lactobacillus sp. ESL0680 DNA segment TCAGTAATCACACCAGCTTGTTTTCCCTCATACCAGTTAATTTTATCATTCAAAATTTGTAGGTGATGCTGGACCTCGTCCAATTGCTTCAAAAAATTCTGTTTAGTTGCGCGAAGTAATTCGAGCCGTTCGGGGATTGTTTGATCGCCTTGACTGCGCCAAGCAACGTATTTTTTCAAATCAATAATACTCATTCCTGTACCTTTAAGGTGTTCCAGGAATTTCATCCATTGCACGTCAGCGTCGACATAAAAGCGGTGGCAATTGGCTGAACGTTGCGGTTTAATTAATTCTTCTTTTTCGTAAAAGCGCAACGTTGACGGCTTTAGGTCAAACAGTGCACTAAATTCCGCAATACTATATTTGTGTTCCATAGTCTCTGTCATTATTTTTCCTCTTTATTTAATAAAGTAATTCTAACATCGCCTTGACTTAAAGTTAACTTTAAGTTTTATACTGGTGGCAATTAATTTAAGGAGGCTTTTAAAATGGCTAAAAAACAAACAGCAGGTCGGGAAAATTTAGGTAAGTTTGCACCGCAATTTGCGGCTCTAAACGATGATGTTTTATTTGGACAGGTTTGGTCTAAAGAAAATGAACTGTCAGCTCATGATCGTTCTCTGGTAACAATTGCTGCACTGATGGCAATGGGCAACACAGAACAAATTACCACTCATTTGAAAATTGGCAAGCAACATGGCATCACTAAAGAAGAAATTGTTGCCGAAATTACACAGCTTGCATTTTATGTTGGCTGGCCCAAAGCCTGGTCGACCTTTAATCGTGCTAAGGAAATTTGGTCAGATGATGTTGATACAACTGAAGTTAAACAGCCGGGAGTGTTTGCGACAGGAC contains these protein-coding regions:
- a CDS encoding carboxymuconolactone decarboxylase family protein — encoded protein: MAKKQTAGRENLGKFAPQFAALNDDVLFGQVWSKENELSAHDRSLVTIAALMAMGNTEQITTHLKIGKQHGITKEEIVAEITQLAFYVGWPKAWSTFNRAKEIWSDDVDTTEVKQPGVFATGPSNDRYVQYFVGKSYNKALVSPNGKDVTVPVSNVTFEPGCHNNWHIHHDGSQILLAVGGRGWYQEWGKQPQELNPGDVVVVHDGVKHWHGAAKDSWFSHLAITTGSTQWLEPVVNDEYNKLP
- a CDS encoding MerR family transcriptional regulator, with translation MTETMEHKYSIAEFSALFDLKPSTLRFYEKEELIKPQRSANCHRFYVDADVQWMKFLEHLKGTGMSIIDLKKYVAWRSQGDQTIPERLELLRATKQNFLKQLDEVQHHLQILNDKINWYEGKQAGVITEDESFAAYLAKMGHHE